One window from the genome of Ananas comosus cultivar F153 linkage group 13, ASM154086v1, whole genome shotgun sequence encodes:
- the LOC109719724 gene encoding uncharacterized protein LOC109719724, with protein MARQVAAVAAIVTKGRDPPAPSARLPNVAESVGIAAAPVAACPPPVCIPPMASGSSTLEAAAEEVERECGYTALTKFMKFHPPTFDGEVVDPWIVETWLATMETLFEDTYVLEQDKVHLAAHCLEKTVRVWWKRVKKDRSPNLSSIDWEEFRGLMFAEYFPDSDKRKMRKNFRKLKQVHAFKFCTFAEVLDRALWVEHGNACAREERETFEKDKGRKRLGGGSGGQSSFKKPVKYLKG; from the exons ATGGCGCGGCAAGTGGCGGCGGTGGCCGCGATAGTAACTAAGGGCCGTGAtccgcccgcgccctcggctCGTTTGCCTAATGTGGCTGAGAGCGTGGGCATTGCGGCAGCTCCGGTGGCGGCATGTCCTCCGCCGGTGTGTATTCCTCCAATGGCTTCGGGCTCATCGACACTCGAGGCGGCGGCTGAGGAGGTTGAGCGGGAGTGTGGATATACAGCTCTCACAAAGTTCATGAAGTTTCACCCTCCGACGTTCGACGGTGAGGTGGTGGATCCTTGGATCGTGGAGACTTGGCTAGCCACGATGGAGACGTTATTCGAGGACACCTACGTCTTGGAGCAAGACAAGGTACACTTGGCCGCTCATTGCCTTGAGAAGACAGTGCGAGTGTGGTGGAAGAGGGTGAAGAAGGATCGATCTCCGAATCTTTCCTCGATCgattgggaggagtttcgggggTTGATGTTTGCTGAGTATTTTCCCGATAGTGACAAGAGAAAGATGCGAAAAAATTTTCGAAAGCTTAAGCAAG TGCATGCTTTCAAGTTTTGCACCTTTGCGGAGGTGTTGGACCGTGCTTTGTGGGTTGAGCACGGGAATGCTTGCGCGCGGGAGGAGCGCGAGACATTTGAGAAGGACAAGGGTAGGAAGCGGCTCGGCGGTGGTTCGGGGGGGCAATCAAGTTTCAAGAAGCCCGTAAAGTATCTGAAGGGATAG
- the LOC109719725 gene encoding uncharacterized protein LOC109719725: MFIAFGASIQGFLRGCRPFVCLDGAHLKGKFKGIIVSAIALDGNNSMFPVAYGVVESENAESWEWFLVALKEAIGCPNGLVLSSDRQKGLDKALLAVYPTAEHRECMRHLYSNFKKRFRGDILKKHLWGAARAYTSSTFQYLMERVQMADSRVVDYLRENHERNRLVIDMMDVIRHKMMIMVNKRRRDARKWSAKLVPGATKHINNLTKDLRNYKVLRCSDEQAKIEGPNSRCDVRLAERTCTCRRWQVSGLSCVHAIAFIAKMKLNAEEYASSYFTVDVRK; encoded by the exons ATGTTTATTGCTTTTGGGGCTAGTATTCAAGGTTTTCTAAGAGGGTGTAGGCCATTTGTCTGTTTAGATGGAGCTCATCTTAAGGGTAAATTCAAGGGGATTATTGTTTCAGCAATTGCATTGGATGGAAACAACTCAATGTTTCCAGTTGCATATGGTGTGGTTGAGTCAGAAAATGCAGAAAGTTGGGAATGGTTCTTGGTAGCTCTCAAGGAAGCTATAGGTTGTCCTAATGGTTTGGTTCTATCCAGTGATAGGCAAAAAGGCTTAGATAAGGCCCTTCTAGCTGTCTATCCTACTGCTGAACATCGTGAATGCATGCGTCACTTATATAGTAACTTCAAGAAACGATTTCGAGGAGATATTTTGAAGAAACATCTATGGGGAGCAGCTAGGGCATATACAAGTTCTACATTTCAATACCTTATGGAAAGGGTGCAGATGGCAGATAGTAGAGTGGTTGATTACTTAAGAGAGAATCATG AACGGAATAGACTGGTGATAGATATGATGGATGTCATACGACATAAAATGATGATTATGGTgaacaaaagaagaagagatgcaAGAAAATGGTCAGCAAAGCTTgtaccaggagcaactaagcaTATCAACAATTTGACCAAG GATCTTAGAAATTATAAAGTGTTGAGGTGTAGTGATGAGCAAGCGAAGATAGAAGGGCCTAATTCAAGATGTGATGTAAGGTTGGCTGAGAGGACATGTACATGTAGAAGATGGCAAGTCTCTGGATTGTCCTGTGTACATGCAATTGCTTTTATAGCTAAGATGAAACTCAATGCTGAAGAATATGCATCATCATACTTCACTGTGGATGTAAGGAAATGA